The Etheostoma cragini isolate CJK2018 chromosome 15, CSU_Ecrag_1.0, whole genome shotgun sequence genome window below encodes:
- the mapk8ip3 gene encoding C-Jun-amino-terminal kinase-interacting protein 3 isoform X17, which translates to MMELQIDEVVYQDDYGSGSVMSERVSGLANSIYREFERLIRSYDEEVVKELMPLVVNVLENLDAVLTENQEHEVELELLKEDNEQLITQYEREKALRKQAEEKFIEFEDALEAEKKDLQVQVEFLELQAKQQELKTKNYSDQITRLEERESDMKKEYNALHQRHTEMIQTYVEHIERSKMQQAGSNSQSEGPGCGRTKADRPPSLSLYPTGEGMEDGSESDSVAATPSSTASKSNTPTSSVPSATVTPINEGFLPQSEFDAMRAGNRRKSAKRLSRNMEVQVSQETRNVSIGMGSSDEWSEFQEIIDSTPELDMCVDPRVYGGGNSPSQGIVNEAFGINTDSLYHEIKDAKSDIIGDVDAGAELLGEFSVRDDFFGMGKEVENLLTENKQLLETKNALNIVKNDLIAKVDELSGEQEGLREELEALRQSKNKVDVRVKELEEELKRLRAEALGASRDSKDEGGDDFSSPMQDGDMTMTQRRRFTRVEMARVLMERNQYKERLMELQEAVRWTEMIRASRESPQIQEKKKSTIWQFFARLFSTSSSPPPVKRPYYSVNIHYKSPSPAGFSQRRSHTMCQISTSNRTLEFFPEELASNSVASLLSDSALLARREQRREQYRQVREHMRRDDGIMQACGWSVPSRFKQAGGQPDSAQDSPLKRQQPTIEKEDNRMKNVPVPVYCRPLVEKDPNRKLWCAAGVDLTGWRASNQELVPAKAPSGGSDPLHAEENGAGKKSSHSSPEKRKSKELQETDTMSSRVWILTSTHSASKVVIIDANQPGSLVDQFNVCNAHVLCISSVPAASESDYPAGEIVLDPGDSGAGGGGEDAVGVEGMLAGITLVGCATNCSVARSNCSSRTDTPIMDKGQAPTAPPMNGKIHPAQSAEEATEATEVPESTANHAEMRSGPPGPFTEHVFTDPQPRLSDASDRSAGQSKDETSQPPESEDGGEETKNYTSVAPTMWLGAQNGWLYVHSAVGNWKKCIHSIKLKDSVLSLVHVKGRVLVALADGTLAIFHRSEDGQWDLSNYHLMDLGRPHHSIRCMAVVHDKVWCGYKNKIHVIQPKSMQIEKSFDAHPRRESQVRQLAWIGDGVWVSIRLDSTLRLYHAHTHQHLQDVDIEPYVSKMLGTGKLGFSFVRITALLIGGNRLWVGTGNGVIISIPLTETVVLHRGQLLGLRANKVSPTSSGGVIHVYGDDGSEKSTGSFIPYCSMAQAQLCFHGHRDAVKFFVSVPGNVLATLNGSVLDSPSEGQGSTAPQETEAQSVHNVLVLSGGEGYIDFRIGDGEDDETEEGDSGGASQIKPALCKAERSHIIVWQVSYIPE; encoded by the exons AG AAATTCATTGAATTTGAGGATGCGTTGGAAGCTGAGAAGAAGGACCTGCAGGTGCAGGTGGAGTTTTTGGAGCTGCAGGCGAAACAGCAAGAGCTCAAGACAAAGAACTATTCTGACCAGA TCACACGGTTGGAAGAGCGAGAATCAGACATGAAGAAAGAGTACAATGCTCTGCACCAGCGTCACACTGAG ATGATCCAGACGTACGTCGAGCACATAGAGCGGTCCAAAATGCAGCAGGCAGGgagcaacagccaatcagaaggcCCCGGCTGTGGACGAAC CAAAGCAGATCGCCCACCTTCATTGAGCCTGTACCCCACCGGCGAGGGCATG GAGGATGGATCAGAGTCCGACTCAGTGGCGGCCACACCCAGCAGCACAGCAAGCAAGTCCAACACACCCACCTCCTCCGTCCCCTCCGCCACTGTCACCCCCATCAACGAGGGCTTCCTCCCACAGTCTGAATTTGATGCGATGCGGGCTGGGAACCGCAGGAAAAGTGCCAAGCGACTAAGCCGGAATATGGAGGTGCAGGTTTCCCAGGAAACCAGGAATGTCAGCATTG GAATGGGAAGCAGCGATGAGTGGTCAGAGTTTCAGGAGATCATCGATTCTACCCCTGAGCTGGACATGTGTGTGGACCCCCGTGTGTATGGAGGAGGAAACAG CCCCTCTCAAGGCATTGTTAACGAGGCCTTCGGCATCAACACCGACTCTCTCTACCACGAGATCAAGGACGCCAAGTCGGACATCATCGGAGACGTTGATGCAGGCGCCGAGCTGCTAG GCGAGTTCTCAG TCCGTGATGATTTCTTCG GGATGGGTAAGGAGGTGGAGAACCTGCTGACAGAGAACAAACAGCTCCTAGAGACCAA AAATGCTCTCAACATTGTGAAAAATGACCTTATTGCCAAAGTGGATGAGCTGTCAGGCGAGCAGGAGGGGCTGAGGGAGGAGCTGGAGGCTTTGAGGCAGTCCAAGAACAAGGTGGACGTCAGGGTCAAGGAGCTAGAAGAAGAACTCAAGAG GTTAAGAGCAGAGGCTCTCGGTGCGTCCCGGGACTCCAAGGATGAAGGAGGGGATGAT TTTTCATCACCCATGCAGGACGGTGACATGACGATGACGCAGCGCCGGCGGTTCACCCGGGTGGAGATGGCCCGCGTGCTGATGGAGAGGAATCAGTACAAAGAGAGGCTGATGGAGCTGCAGGAGGCCGTACGGTGGACAGAGATGATCAG GGCGTCCAGGGAAAGTCCTCAAATCCAAGAGAAAAAGAAGTCCACCATCTGGCAGTT CTTTGCACGTCTCTTCAGCACATCGTCCAGCCCTCCGCCTGTCAAGCGGCCATATTACAGCGTCAACATCCACTACAAGTCACCCTCGCCGGCTGGTTTCTCTCAGCGACGCAGCCACACCATGTGTCAGATCTCCACCTCCAACCGCACGCTGGAGTTCTTCCCCGAAGA ACTGGCCAGTAACAGTGTTGCGTCTCTCCTCAGTGACTCAGCACTGTTGGCCCGCCGAGAGCAGCGGCGTGAACAGTACCGGCAGGTCCGTGAGCACATGCGCCGCGACGACGGCATCATGCAGGCCTGTGGCTGGAGCGTGCCGTCTCGTTTCAAAcag GCTGGCGGGCAGCCAGACAGCGCTCAGGACAGCCCGCTGAAGAGACAACAG CCCACAATTGAGAAGGAGGACAACCGCATGAAGAATGTTCCCGTCCCGGTGTACTGCCGTCCTCTGGTAGAGAAGGACCCCAACAGGAAG TTGTGGTGTGCAGCTGGAGTGGACCTGACAGGATGGAGGGCCAGCAACCAGGAGTTGGTACCAGCCAAAGCCCCGTCGGGGGGCAGCGACCCCCTGCACGCTGAGGAGAACGGAGCTGGAAAGAAGAGCAGCCACAGCTCCCCAGAAAAGAGGAAG TCCAAGGAGCTCCAGGAAACAGACACCATGAGCAGTCGAGTGTGGATCCTCACCAGCACCCACTCTGCCAGCAAGGTGGTCATCATCGATGCCAACCAGCCGGGCTCACTGGTCGACCAGTTCAACGTCTGCAATGCCCACGTGCTCTGCATCTCCAGTGTGCCAG CTGCCAGCGAGAGTGACTATCCAGCAGGAGAGATTGTGTTGGATCCAGGTGACAGTGGAGCAGGAGGGGGAGGCGAGGATGCTGTTGGCGTGGAGGGCATGTTGGCTGGTATCACTCTTGTTGGATGTGCCACCAACTGCAGTGTTGCCCGTAGCAACTGCTCCTCGCGTACTGATACTCCCATAATGGACAAAGGACAAG CCCCTACTGCTCCCCCCATGAATGGGAAGATTCACCCTGCCCAGTCAGCCGAGGAGGCCACGGAGGCCACCGAGGTACCCGAATCCACGGCCAACCATGCAGAAATGAGATCTGGACCTCCAGGACCATTTACCGAGCACGTCTTTACCGACCCCCAGCCTCGTTTATCAGACGCCTCTGACAG AAGCGCAGGTCAATCCAAAGACGAAACTTCTCAGCCTCCAGAGTCAGAGGACGGAGGGGAAGAGACCAAGAACTACACCAGCGTGGCCCCCACTATGTGGCTCGGGGCCCAGAACGGCTG GCTCTACGTCCACTCGGCAGTTGGAAACTGGAAGAAGTGCATCCACTCCATCAAACTCAAAGACTCTGTGCTCAGTCTGGT ACACGTGAAAGGTCGTGTGCTGGTTGCCCTCGCTGATGGGACCCTCGCCATATTCCATAGATCAGAGG atggGCAATGGGATTTATCCAACTACCACCTAATGGACCTCGGACGGCCTCATCACTCCATCCGCTGCATGGCTGTAGTACATGACAAGGTTTGGTGCGGCTACAAGAACAAGATCCACGTCATCCAGCCCAAGAGCATGCAGATCGAG AAGTCCTTTGACGCCCACCCTCGCAGGGAGAGTCAGGTGCGCCAGCTGGCATGGATCGGTGATGGTGTTTGGGTGTCGATCCGGCTAGATTCGACCCTGCGTCTCTaccacgcgcacacacaccagCATCTCCAGGATGTGGACATTGAGCCATACGTCAGCAAGATGCTGG GCACTGGCAAGCTGGGCTTCTCTTTTGTGCGAATCACAGCGCTTCTGATTGGTGGAAACCGTCTCTGGGTAGGAACTGGAAACGGCGTGATCATCTCCATCCCACTGACAGAGA CGGTGGTCCTTCACCGGGGACAGCTCCTTGGTTTGAGGG CCAATAAGGTGTCTCCCACATCGTCTGGCGGAGTGATCCATGTGTACGGTGACGATGGCTCTGAGAAGAGCACCGGCAGCTTCATCCCCTACTGCTCCATGGCACAAGCCCAGCTCTGTTTCCATGGACACCGTGATGCTGTCAAGTTCTTTGTCTCTGTACCCG GCAATGTTCTGGCCACCCTAAACGGCAGTGTGCTGGACAGTCCATCGGAGGGGCAGGGGTCAACAGCGCCCCAAGAGACGGAGGCTCAGAGTGTTCACAACGTGCTGGTGCTGAGTGGAGGAGAGGGCTATATTGATTTCCGTATAG GAGATGGAGAGGACGATGAAACAGAAGAAGGAGACAGTGGCGGAGCTTCACAGATAAAACCTGCTTTGTGTAAAGCAGAGCGAAGCCACATCATCGTCTGGCAGGTGTCTTACATACCCGAGTGA
- the mapk8ip3 gene encoding C-Jun-amino-terminal kinase-interacting protein 3 isoform X20: MMELQIDEVVYQDDYGSGSVMSERVSGLANSIYREFERLIRSYDEEVVKELMPLVVNVLENLDAVLTENQEHEVELELLKEDNEQLITQYEREKALRKQAEEKFIEFEDALEAEKKDLQVQVEFLELQAKQQELKTKNYSDQITRLEERESDMKKEYNALHQRHTEMIQTYVEHIERSKMQQAGSNSQSEGPGCGRTQRHKWRKSSKADRPPSLSLYPTGEGMVRGGFGGARMMPGKDIWQVSLGQSSFCLAYQEDGSESDSVAATPSSTASKSNTPTSSVPSATVTPINEGFLPQSEFDAMRAGNRRKSAKRLSRNMEVQVSQETRNVSIGMGSSDEWSEFQEIIDSTPELDMCVDPRVYGGGNSPSQGIVNEAFGINTDSLYHEIKDAKSDIIGDVDAGAELLGMGKEVENLLTENKQLLETKNALNIVKNDLIAKVDELSGEQEGLREELEALRQSKNKVDVRVKELEEELKRLRAEALGASRDSKDEGGDDFSSPMQDGDMTMTQRRRFTRVEMARVLMERNQYKERLMELQEAVRWTEMIRASRESPQIQEKKKSTIWQFFARLFSTSSSPPPVKRPYYSVNIHYKSPSPAGFSQRRSHTMCQISTSNRTLEFFPEDDSALLARREQRREQYRQVREHMRRDDGIMQACGWSVPSRFKQAGGQPDSAQDSPLKRQQPTIEKEDNRMKNVPVPVYCRPLVEKDPNRKLWCAAGVDLTGWRASNQELVPAKAPSGGSDPLHAEENGAGKKSSHSSPEKRKSKELQETDTMSSRVWILTSTHSASKVVIIDANQPGSLVDQFNVCNAHVLCISSVPAASESDYPAGEIVLDPGDSGAGGGGEDAVGVEGMLAGITLVGCATNCSVARSNCSSRTDTPIMDKGQAPTAPPMNGKIHPAQSAEEATEATEVPESTANHAEMRSGPPGPFTEHVFTDPQPRLSDASDRSAGQSKDETSQPPESEDGGEETKNYTSVAPTMWLGAQNGWLYVHSAVGNWKKCIHSIKLKDSVLSLVHVKGRVLVALADGTLAIFHRSEDGQWDLSNYHLMDLGRPHHSIRCMAVVHDKVWCGYKNKIHVIQPKSMQIEKSFDAHPRRESQVRQLAWIGDGVWVSIRLDSTLRLYHAHTHQHLQDVDIEPYVSKMLGTGKLGFSFVRITALLIGGNRLWVGTGNGVIISIPLTETNKVSPTSSGGVIHVYGDDGSEKSTGSFIPYCSMAQAQLCFHGHRDAVKFFVSVPGNVLATLNGSVLDSPSEGQGSTAPQETEAQSVHNVLVLSGGEGYIDFRIGDGEDDETEEGDSGGASQIKPALCKAERSHIIVWQVSYIPE; this comes from the exons AG AAATTCATTGAATTTGAGGATGCGTTGGAAGCTGAGAAGAAGGACCTGCAGGTGCAGGTGGAGTTTTTGGAGCTGCAGGCGAAACAGCAAGAGCTCAAGACAAAGAACTATTCTGACCAGA TCACACGGTTGGAAGAGCGAGAATCAGACATGAAGAAAGAGTACAATGCTCTGCACCAGCGTCACACTGAG ATGATCCAGACGTACGTCGAGCACATAGAGCGGTCCAAAATGCAGCAGGCAGGgagcaacagccaatcagaaggcCCCGGCTGTGGACGAAC TCAACGCCACAAATGGAGGAAAAG CAGCAAAGCAGATCGCCCACCTTCATTGAGCCTGTACCCCACCGGCGAGGGCATGGTACGTGGGGGTTTCGGGGGGGCTAGGATGATGCCCGGGAAAGACATCTGGCAGGTCAGCCTCGGCCAGTCGTCATTCTGCTTAGCCTATCAG GAGGATGGATCAGAGTCCGACTCAGTGGCGGCCACACCCAGCAGCACAGCAAGCAAGTCCAACACACCCACCTCCTCCGTCCCCTCCGCCACTGTCACCCCCATCAACGAGGGCTTCCTCCCACAGTCTGAATTTGATGCGATGCGGGCTGGGAACCGCAGGAAAAGTGCCAAGCGACTAAGCCGGAATATGGAGGTGCAGGTTTCCCAGGAAACCAGGAATGTCAGCATTG GAATGGGAAGCAGCGATGAGTGGTCAGAGTTTCAGGAGATCATCGATTCTACCCCTGAGCTGGACATGTGTGTGGACCCCCGTGTGTATGGAGGAGGAAACAG CCCCTCTCAAGGCATTGTTAACGAGGCCTTCGGCATCAACACCGACTCTCTCTACCACGAGATCAAGGACGCCAAGTCGGACATCATCGGAGACGTTGATGCAGGCGCCGAGCTGCTAG GGATGGGTAAGGAGGTGGAGAACCTGCTGACAGAGAACAAACAGCTCCTAGAGACCAA AAATGCTCTCAACATTGTGAAAAATGACCTTATTGCCAAAGTGGATGAGCTGTCAGGCGAGCAGGAGGGGCTGAGGGAGGAGCTGGAGGCTTTGAGGCAGTCCAAGAACAAGGTGGACGTCAGGGTCAAGGAGCTAGAAGAAGAACTCAAGAG GTTAAGAGCAGAGGCTCTCGGTGCGTCCCGGGACTCCAAGGATGAAGGAGGGGATGAT TTTTCATCACCCATGCAGGACGGTGACATGACGATGACGCAGCGCCGGCGGTTCACCCGGGTGGAGATGGCCCGCGTGCTGATGGAGAGGAATCAGTACAAAGAGAGGCTGATGGAGCTGCAGGAGGCCGTACGGTGGACAGAGATGATCAG GGCGTCCAGGGAAAGTCCTCAAATCCAAGAGAAAAAGAAGTCCACCATCTGGCAGTT CTTTGCACGTCTCTTCAGCACATCGTCCAGCCCTCCGCCTGTCAAGCGGCCATATTACAGCGTCAACATCCACTACAAGTCACCCTCGCCGGCTGGTTTCTCTCAGCGACGCAGCCACACCATGTGTCAGATCTCCACCTCCAACCGCACGCTGGAGTTCTTCCCCGAAGA TGACTCAGCACTGTTGGCCCGCCGAGAGCAGCGGCGTGAACAGTACCGGCAGGTCCGTGAGCACATGCGCCGCGACGACGGCATCATGCAGGCCTGTGGCTGGAGCGTGCCGTCTCGTTTCAAAcag GCTGGCGGGCAGCCAGACAGCGCTCAGGACAGCCCGCTGAAGAGACAACAG CCCACAATTGAGAAGGAGGACAACCGCATGAAGAATGTTCCCGTCCCGGTGTACTGCCGTCCTCTGGTAGAGAAGGACCCCAACAGGAAG TTGTGGTGTGCAGCTGGAGTGGACCTGACAGGATGGAGGGCCAGCAACCAGGAGTTGGTACCAGCCAAAGCCCCGTCGGGGGGCAGCGACCCCCTGCACGCTGAGGAGAACGGAGCTGGAAAGAAGAGCAGCCACAGCTCCCCAGAAAAGAGGAAG TCCAAGGAGCTCCAGGAAACAGACACCATGAGCAGTCGAGTGTGGATCCTCACCAGCACCCACTCTGCCAGCAAGGTGGTCATCATCGATGCCAACCAGCCGGGCTCACTGGTCGACCAGTTCAACGTCTGCAATGCCCACGTGCTCTGCATCTCCAGTGTGCCAG CTGCCAGCGAGAGTGACTATCCAGCAGGAGAGATTGTGTTGGATCCAGGTGACAGTGGAGCAGGAGGGGGAGGCGAGGATGCTGTTGGCGTGGAGGGCATGTTGGCTGGTATCACTCTTGTTGGATGTGCCACCAACTGCAGTGTTGCCCGTAGCAACTGCTCCTCGCGTACTGATACTCCCATAATGGACAAAGGACAAG CCCCTACTGCTCCCCCCATGAATGGGAAGATTCACCCTGCCCAGTCAGCCGAGGAGGCCACGGAGGCCACCGAGGTACCCGAATCCACGGCCAACCATGCAGAAATGAGATCTGGACCTCCAGGACCATTTACCGAGCACGTCTTTACCGACCCCCAGCCTCGTTTATCAGACGCCTCTGACAG AAGCGCAGGTCAATCCAAAGACGAAACTTCTCAGCCTCCAGAGTCAGAGGACGGAGGGGAAGAGACCAAGAACTACACCAGCGTGGCCCCCACTATGTGGCTCGGGGCCCAGAACGGCTG GCTCTACGTCCACTCGGCAGTTGGAAACTGGAAGAAGTGCATCCACTCCATCAAACTCAAAGACTCTGTGCTCAGTCTGGT ACACGTGAAAGGTCGTGTGCTGGTTGCCCTCGCTGATGGGACCCTCGCCATATTCCATAGATCAGAGG atggGCAATGGGATTTATCCAACTACCACCTAATGGACCTCGGACGGCCTCATCACTCCATCCGCTGCATGGCTGTAGTACATGACAAGGTTTGGTGCGGCTACAAGAACAAGATCCACGTCATCCAGCCCAAGAGCATGCAGATCGAG AAGTCCTTTGACGCCCACCCTCGCAGGGAGAGTCAGGTGCGCCAGCTGGCATGGATCGGTGATGGTGTTTGGGTGTCGATCCGGCTAGATTCGACCCTGCGTCTCTaccacgcgcacacacaccagCATCTCCAGGATGTGGACATTGAGCCATACGTCAGCAAGATGCTGG GCACTGGCAAGCTGGGCTTCTCTTTTGTGCGAATCACAGCGCTTCTGATTGGTGGAAACCGTCTCTGGGTAGGAACTGGAAACGGCGTGATCATCTCCATCCCACTGACAGAGA CCAATAAGGTGTCTCCCACATCGTCTGGCGGAGTGATCCATGTGTACGGTGACGATGGCTCTGAGAAGAGCACCGGCAGCTTCATCCCCTACTGCTCCATGGCACAAGCCCAGCTCTGTTTCCATGGACACCGTGATGCTGTCAAGTTCTTTGTCTCTGTACCCG GCAATGTTCTGGCCACCCTAAACGGCAGTGTGCTGGACAGTCCATCGGAGGGGCAGGGGTCAACAGCGCCCCAAGAGACGGAGGCTCAGAGTGTTCACAACGTGCTGGTGCTGAGTGGAGGAGAGGGCTATATTGATTTCCGTATAG GAGATGGAGAGGACGATGAAACAGAAGAAGGAGACAGTGGCGGAGCTTCACAGATAAAACCTGCTTTGTGTAAAGCAGAGCGAAGCCACATCATCGTCTGGCAGGTGTCTTACATACCCGAGTGA